The following are encoded in a window of Anoplopoma fimbria isolate UVic2021 breed Golden Eagle Sablefish chromosome 3, Afim_UVic_2022, whole genome shotgun sequence genomic DNA:
- the arf1 gene encoding ADP-ribosylation factor 1 has product MGNVFGNLFKSFFGKKEMRILMVGLDAAGKTTILYKLKLGEIVTTIPTIGFNVETLEYKNISFTVWDVGGQDKIRPLWRHYFQNTQGLIFVIDSNDRERISEAREELSRMLGEDELRDAVILVFANKQDLPNAMNAAELTDKLGLHSLHTRQWYIQATCATTGDGLYEGLDWLSNELKKH; this is encoded by the exons ATGGGGAATGTGTTTGGAAACCTCTTTAAGAGCTTCTTTGGGAAGAAGGAGATGAGGATCCTTATGGTGGGTCTCGATGCAGCTGGAAAGACGACTATTTTGTACAAGCTGAAACTTGGAGAGATTGTGACTACCATTCCCACAATAG GTTTTAATGTGGAGACTTTAGAatacaaaaacatcagtttcaCAGTGTGGGATGTTGGGGGTCAGGACAAAATTCGACCGCTGTGGCGTCACTACTTCCAGAATACACAGG GTCTCATATTTGTTATTGACAGCAATGACAGAGAGCGAATTTCGGAGGCTCGTGAAGAGCTCTCTAGAATGTTGGGTGAGGACGAGTTGCGTGATGCCGTGATATTAGTGtttgcaaacaaacaa gACCTTCCAAACGCCATGAATGCAGCAGAGCTCACAGACAAGTTGGGTCTTCACAGCCTACACACCAGGCAATGGTACATCCAGGCAACCTGTGCCACCACTGGTGATGGCCTATACGAAGGACTGGATTGGTTGTCTAATGAGCtcaaaaaacattaa